The genomic interval CATTTACTGGATTAAAAATGGCAACAGGTACTGTGAAGTGGTTTAACGATGCAAAGGGCTTTGGCTTCATCACGCCGGACGACGGCGGCGAAGACCTGTTCGCGCACTTTTCGGAAGTTCAAGGCAGCGGCTTCAAGTCCCTGCAGGAAAACCAAAAGGTGACGTTTGAAGTTAAGCAAGGCCCGAAGGGCAAGCAAGCTGCGAACATCCAGCCGGCCTAAGTACCGTCAGGTACGTTGAGG from Paraburkholderia phytofirmans PsJN carries:
- a CDS encoding cold-shock protein; its protein translation is MATGTVKWFNDAKGFGFITPDDGGEDLFAHFSEVQGSGFKSLQENQKVTFEVKQGPKGKQAANIQPA